In Sulfitobacter albidus, the following proteins share a genomic window:
- a CDS encoding glycosyltransferase family 2 protein: MSQRTQKYPLVMTILVRDEADIIGQNIAFHLDQGVDHIIVMDNGSVDGTRAVLEPFAADRKITILDEPSQDYLQDVWMTRMAVMARETFGAEWIICNDADEFWWSPTGNLKDALPPLDGHETMLTCVRHQMIGPRDALDHTDWRQALTYRPATPPTFPEIPNDLVGIAELELDHPLFYYQLHGKMIFPAQGLQYVVRGAHTGHYDRTLPNPAACEVEIFHFPIRSRVELQRSVQRIESAVARTPGVAIQTSWKYRRWQYMAERANSIWPAFCDALPDRKRVMRDLANGYLVEEPVILQLLDRIMPQPTADTVSPEAAPPVPLLQDNTVGDLVLVMGAEENAANTVADFLQKLGAPGGRPDAGPSDLLLDAHRAILSEMERAALDFRDPPPEWFKGTSAKSWHVTVMELLLAQHADLDFAVLCDPTLDALLPLWRDVAKANYLGLHVALVLDNPLTAAKRIQQQMGIPVEVGALLWARRIIRMERESRDLPRHIVEIADMTSDWEAAADRFLRAIKPQWPRAHRADGDDINAALQGSVAAFAHSEADVMHAAQVPDVVKETYDVLRALAVNDRMPELHARLSSIAKEIERTTRYLHHVLGTAKLARDAGLSIAHPSPLNRSQAQIDRLTLPVVSAESTVQPVKDDSPSMTRRELLDKSRARLLEKDTHGVRGTFDKNAKGLPKTSAILIAAIKDAPEFDPAWYQTTYPDVAESGADPALHYLHVGAFECRNPGPDFDTLRYYEANPDVLEAGMFAFIHFIRFGRAGNRAIFPAEPLPG; the protein is encoded by the coding sequence ATGAGCCAGCGCACGCAGAAATACCCGCTGGTGATGACAATCCTGGTGCGTGACGAGGCCGATATCATCGGGCAGAATATCGCCTTTCACCTCGATCAGGGGGTCGACCATATCATCGTGATGGACAACGGCTCTGTCGATGGCACGCGCGCCGTGCTTGAACCTTTTGCCGCAGACCGGAAAATCACGATCCTCGACGAGCCGTCGCAAGACTACCTTCAGGACGTCTGGATGACCCGGATGGCCGTCATGGCCCGCGAGACTTTCGGCGCGGAGTGGATCATCTGCAACGACGCGGATGAATTCTGGTGGTCGCCGACCGGCAATCTCAAGGACGCCCTGCCACCCCTAGATGGTCACGAGACGATGCTGACCTGCGTGCGTCATCAGATGATCGGCCCGCGCGATGCGCTTGACCACACCGATTGGCGGCAGGCACTGACCTACCGGCCGGCAACGCCGCCGACCTTTCCCGAAATTCCGAATGATCTGGTCGGCATCGCCGAACTGGAGCTCGACCACCCGCTCTTCTACTATCAGCTACATGGAAAAATGATTTTCCCTGCGCAGGGGCTGCAATATGTCGTGCGCGGTGCACATACCGGGCACTACGATCGCACATTGCCAAATCCTGCGGCTTGCGAAGTGGAAATCTTTCATTTTCCGATCCGGTCGCGCGTCGAGCTGCAACGCTCTGTGCAGCGCATCGAAAGTGCGGTCGCGCGCACGCCCGGCGTGGCCATCCAGACATCGTGGAAATACCGGCGCTGGCAATACATGGCCGAACGTGCCAATTCGATCTGGCCTGCTTTCTGTGACGCCCTGCCTGACCGCAAGCGGGTCATGCGGGATCTGGCAAATGGATATCTGGTCGAGGAGCCCGTGATCCTGCAACTGCTCGACCGGATCATGCCGCAGCCGACCGCCGACACAGTATCGCCCGAAGCCGCGCCGCCGGTCCCTTTGCTTCAGGACAACACCGTCGGAGATCTGGTGCTGGTCATGGGCGCCGAAGAGAATGCGGCAAACACAGTCGCGGACTTTCTGCAAAAGCTGGGCGCCCCCGGCGGGCGCCCCGATGCGGGGCCTTCTGATCTGCTTTTGGATGCGCACCGCGCGATCCTGTCCGAGATGGAGCGCGCCGCGTTGGATTTCCGGGATCCGCCGCCGGAATGGTTCAAGGGGACATCGGCCAAATCATGGCATGTGACGGTGATGGAATTGCTCTTGGCCCAGCACGCCGATCTTGATTTTGCGGTCTTGTGCGACCCAACCCTGGACGCGCTGTTGCCGCTGTGGCGCGATGTGGCAAAGGCGAACTATCTCGGCCTTCACGTGGCACTGGTTCTGGATAACCCGCTGACCGCCGCAAAAAGGATCCAACAGCAAATGGGTATCCCCGTCGAGGTTGGGGCGCTCCTGTGGGCGCGACGTATAATCCGTATGGAGCGCGAGAGCCGTGATCTGCCGCGCCACATCGTTGAGATTGCGGACATGACCAGTGACTGGGAAGCCGCTGCAGATAGATTCCTGCGCGCGATCAAGCCACAGTGGCCGCGTGCGCACCGGGCCGACGGTGACGATATCAATGCCGCGCTTCAAGGCTCCGTTGCCGCATTTGCGCACTCGGAAGCTGACGTGATGCATGCCGCGCAAGTCCCCGACGTCGTGAAGGAAACCTATGACGTTCTGCGCGCGCTTGCGGTCAATGACCGGATGCCTGAGCTGCACGCGCGGCTTTCAAGCATCGCTAAAGAGATCGAGCGTACGACACGCTATCTGCACCATGTTCTGGGAACGGCCAAACTGGCGAGGGACGCGGGCCTGTCGATCGCGCACCCTAGCCCCCTCAATCGCTCACAGGCGCAAATCGACCGCCTGACGCTGCCGGTCGTCAGCGCCGAGAGCACCGTCCAACCGGTCAAGGACGACAGCCCGTCCATGACACGGCGTGAGCTGCTGGATAAATCGCGCGCACGCTTGCTCGAAAAGGATACGCACGGCGTGCGAGGCACCTTCGACAAGAACGCCAAGGGTTTACCCAAAACCTCCGCAATCCTGATCGCCGCGATCAAGGACGCGCCCGAATTCGATCCTGCGTGGTACCAGACCACTTACCCGGATGTGGCCGAAAGCGGGGCCGATCCGGCCTTGCACTACCTGCATGTCGGCGCGTTTGAGTGCCGCAATCCGGGGCCGGATTTTGACACGCTACGCTATTACGAGGCCAATCCGGACGTCTTGGAGGCAGGCATGTTTGCGTTCATCCATTTCATCCGGTTCGGGCGCGCGGGAAATCGCGCAATTTTCCCGGCGGAACCGTTGCCGGGCTAA
- a CDS encoding sensor histidine kinase: protein MENRENALLIAALDQVAGAIMIYDSDMRALHWNKGFEATFPFLIEPCKGGATMRELMQLARAHGNLPEGVTPQGAQAFTDQRIAQIRAGRAEPMTIHCPDGSVIEARDFQLGPENFASIRVDVTRLQQQRDLIARQADKLSTTNQQLGEFAAIAAHDLRAPLSRQSMMLELIAEILAEDGRDLPAEAQKYWSLVEEGSTRMKQLVEDLLEYAQIETDASALETFCAATAMQECLALLTIPDGFDVRLPPEAPMLRGSATAFKAVLRNLISNAIKHHDAPIGRIDVTCTVTARTACIRVQDDGPGVPDRFKKKIFEPFQRLSKNTSGSGLGLAYIRKTVENWGGTARIDDAEGHGSVFSITAPLATANVIPLAEARAAAPQPPVPAHARRR from the coding sequence GTGGAAAACCGTGAGAATGCCCTGCTGATCGCCGCCCTCGATCAGGTGGCGGGTGCGATCATGATCTACGACAGCGACATGCGCGCGCTGCATTGGAACAAAGGGTTCGAGGCAACATTCCCTTTCCTGATCGAGCCGTGCAAAGGCGGCGCTACCATGCGCGAACTGATGCAACTGGCCCGCGCCCACGGAAACCTGCCCGAAGGCGTGACGCCGCAAGGCGCGCAGGCCTTCACCGATCAGCGCATCGCACAGATCCGGGCCGGACGGGCAGAGCCGATGACGATCCACTGCCCCGATGGCAGCGTGATCGAGGCGCGCGATTTTCAGCTTGGTCCGGAAAATTTCGCGTCGATCCGGGTGGATGTGACGCGGCTCCAGCAACAGCGCGACCTGATCGCGCGGCAGGCGGACAAGCTGTCGACTACCAACCAGCAACTGGGTGAATTTGCTGCGATTGCCGCACATGACCTGCGCGCCCCCCTGTCGCGGCAAAGCATGATGCTGGAACTCATCGCAGAAATCCTTGCCGAGGACGGGCGCGACCTGCCTGCGGAAGCGCAAAAATACTGGAGCCTCGTCGAGGAAGGCAGCACCCGGATGAAACAACTTGTCGAGGATCTGCTGGAATACGCTCAGATCGAGACCGACGCGTCCGCGCTCGAGACCTTTTGCGCCGCAACCGCGATGCAGGAATGTCTGGCGCTCTTGACCATCCCCGACGGATTTGACGTGCGCCTGCCGCCAGAGGCCCCGATGCTGCGGGGCAGCGCCACGGCCTTCAAGGCAGTGCTACGCAACCTGATTTCCAACGCGATCAAACATCATGATGCGCCCATCGGCAGGATCGACGTGACCTGCACCGTTACCGCCCGGACCGCCTGTATCCGGGTGCAGGATGACGGCCCCGGCGTGCCCGATCGTTTCAAGAAAAAGATATTCGAGCCATTCCAGCGCCTGTCGAAAAATACCAGCGGTAGCGGTCTTGGCCTCGCGTATATTCGCAAGACGGTCGAAAATTGGGGCGGCACCGCACGGATCGACGATGCCGAGGGGCACGGCAGCGTATTTTCGATCACTGCCCCGCTGGCCACGGCCAATGTAATCCCTTTGGCCGAAGCACGCGCTGCCGCGCCTCAGCCTCCTGTGCCTGCCCACGCGCGGCGGCGCTAG
- a CDS encoding substrate-binding periplasmic protein: MSSLFQRLCCFTFVLACILAPQVAHAQDRTLRMAYEEFDPYSFTDENGQARGLSVDLFRHIAEAAGYSADFVKAENPGDALDMLNAGAAELTSLLALTPARLDRGLATDPLGAFESRAFALRRSGRRTVEDLAGARVGVVRGSYALATAGAIPFVQLVEFAQTDDMVVPLLSGEIDAVVSAGDSFRARLRAMEVSDAVHSVTPALAVSPYGFVIAPERADVQAAFNAAIAADLSQAQLATLRRLWFGSDRRLTETPLFWAILGGRSAS, encoded by the coding sequence ATGTCCTCTCTTTTCCAGCGATTGTGCTGTTTCACCTTTGTGCTGGCGTGCATACTGGCGCCGCAGGTTGCCCATGCGCAGGACCGTACACTGCGCATGGCCTACGAGGAATTTGACCCGTATTCCTTCACCGACGAAAACGGCCAGGCCCGCGGCCTGTCGGTCGATCTGTTTCGCCATATTGCGGAGGCTGCGGGCTATTCCGCCGATTTCGTCAAAGCCGAAAACCCCGGCGACGCGCTAGACATGCTCAACGCGGGCGCGGCAGAGCTTACCTCGCTGCTGGCGTTGACCCCCGCGCGGCTTGACCGCGGGCTGGCGACCGATCCGCTTGGCGCCTTTGAATCGCGGGCCTTCGCGCTCAGGCGCAGCGGGCGGCGCACCGTCGAGGATCTGGCTGGCGCGCGTGTGGGCGTGGTACGCGGCAGCTACGCACTGGCCACGGCGGGCGCCATTCCGTTTGTGCAACTGGTGGAGTTTGCGCAGACCGACGATATGGTGGTACCCCTGTTGAGCGGAGAGATCGACGCCGTCGTCTCCGCCGGTGACAGCTTTCGCGCGCGCCTGCGGGCCATGGAGGTGTCGGACGCGGTGCACAGCGTCACCCCTGCCCTTGCCGTCAGCCCCTACGGATTTGTCATCGCACCCGAGCGCGCGGATGTGCAGGCCGCCTTCAACGCGGCCATTGCCGCCGATCTGTCGCAGGCCCAGCTTGCCACGCTGCGGCGCCTGTGGTTCGGCAGTGACCGCCGCCTGACCGAAACGCCGCTGTTCTGGGCGATCCTCGGGGGGCGGTCAGCGTCCTGA